Genomic window (Allostreptomyces psammosilenae):
GTCGATGGTGAGCCGGTCCCGGGCGTCGCCGTAGAGGCCGAAGTTGCCGGCGTGGGCGTCCCCGCACAGCTGCGCGGTGATCCCGGTGACCGGGGTGTGGGCCAGGTCGGCGGCCATCAGGGCGGCGGTGCCGCGCAGGAAGGCGAACGGAGAGGCGGCCATCCGGCCGATCCGGATCGGCACCAGGTGCTCCAGCCGCCCGACGTTGGACTCCCGCACCGCCTCCACCACGCTCGGCCGGTCCGCGTGGTCGGGGAGCGCGGCGTGCGCGGCGCGCGGCACCGCCCGACGCAGCCGCTTGCCGTCCTGCCGGGGCGAGCCGCCGTGCGCCGCCTGGGCGAAGCCGGGGGGCTGGGCGAAGTCGGTGGACCACGGCGGCGGGGGCGGCGTCGTGCCGGTGTCCCACGGCCGTCCGGCGGCGGCCGGACCCCCACCCGACTCCCCGCCCTCGCCGCGCTGGCCGGACGTGGCTCTGGACCGGTAGGCCATCGGTGGCCCTCCCTCCCGCGTGCTCCCGCGATTCGCGAGCCACGGTACCCGGCGGCCGGGGCCGTCGTTCGAACGGAACACGGCGCTCGAACGCTCCGGGGGCACGACGAAGCGGGGCCCGCCCCGGTGACTTTCGTCACTGGGGCGGGCCCCGCCACTGTGCGCGAGGGGGGAGTTGAACCCCCACGCCCTTTCGGGCACTGGAACCTGAATCCAGCGCGTCTGCCTATTCCGCCACCCGCGCAAGGTGTGCGACCGGTTCTTCGCTCCAGGACCCGGGTTCCTCTCCCGTTTCCCGCCGCTCCGTCCGGCGACAGGTGAAACAGTAGCACGACCGCGGGGGGAGATGACAAACCGCTTGTCGGGCGCCCTTGACGCGCCCGGCGCGACACCGCGACCGCCCCCGTGGAACGCCCCGCGCGCCCCCGCGGGAGCCCCTACCCCGGCACGGCCCGCGGCCCGAGCATGGACACCGGGCGCGCCTCGACGGGCGGACCCGGCCAGTCGTCCACGGCGGGCCCGCGACGACGCACACACGAGGTGCGCCGGGCGGGGAAACCGGCACGGTCCGGGTACCGTCGGCTCAGGGGCACGGCGCGGTCGCCCGCCGCGCGGGCCGACGCCTCCCGACCCCGGGTCACCCGTACGGAGGAGGGGCGGCCCGGCGGCGACCTGCCGCGCGGACACCGGGCGGCCGCCCCACCTCGGGGAACCGCCGCCGTCCCGTCCGCGTGGATACGATCAGTAAGACCGCCCGGAGAATGGGGGTTGGGTAGGCCCGAGGGGCCGGACACGGGAAGGAGGTGCCATGGGAGTCCTCAGGCGATTCGAACAGCGGCTCGAAGGCCTTGTGAACGGCACCTTCGCCAGAGTCTTCAAGTCCGAGGTGCAGCCGGTGGAGATCGCCGGCGCCCTGCAGCGCGAGTGCGACAACAACGCCACCATCTGGAACCGCGACCGCACGATGGTGCCCAACGACTTCGTCGTCGAGCTCAGCCCGCACGACTACGAGCGGCTGAGCCCCTACGCGGTCCAGCTCGGCGGGGAACTCGCCGGCATGGTGCAGGACTACGCCCGCCAGCAGCGCTACTCCTTCGTCGGCCCGGTGGAGGTCCACCTGGAGAAGGCCGACGACCTCGACACCGGCCTGTACCGGGTGCGCAGCCAGACCCTCGCCGGCAGCTCCTCCGAACGGCAGGCGCCCGCCGCCAGCCCGCAGTGGGGCCCGCAGGCCCCGGGCGCCGGCGGCTACCCGGCCCCGCCGCCCATGCCGCCGCAGCCGCCCGGCGTCGGCCCCGGCCAGGTGCGCCAGCTCCCCGGCACCGCCCCGGTCGGCCAGACCGGCACCCGCCGCTGGGTGGAGATCAACGGAATGCGCCACGAGCTGACCCGTCCGGTCATGGTGATGGGCCGCAGCACCGAGGCCGACCTGCGCATCGACGACCCCAGCGTCTCCCGCAAGCACGCCGAGCTCCGCGTGGGCAGCCCCTCCATGGTGCTGGACCTCG
Coding sequences:
- a CDS encoding FhaA domain-containing protein; this translates as MGVLRRFEQRLEGLVNGTFARVFKSEVQPVEIAGALQRECDNNATIWNRDRTMVPNDFVVELSPHDYERLSPYAVQLGGELAGMVQDYARQQRYSFVGPVEVHLEKADDLDTGLYRVRSQTLAGSSSERQAPAASPQWGPQAPGAGGYPAPPPMPPQPPGVGPGQVRQLPGTAPVGQTGTRRWVEINGMRHELTRPVMVMGRSTEADLRIDDPSVSRKHAELRVGSPSMVLDLGSTNGIVVDGQHTQRATLRDGSRIIVGSTTIVYRQIEG